CTTGAATTTTCAAGCTTAACAAGTTTGTATGACGAATTTTGACTAAAAATTGCAGAAAGCAAATTTTCTAATATTGTTGCTTCTGCTTTTGGGTCTAAAATTGTCATAATTTCATATTTTGGCATATTAATTCTCCTTATGGGCTTGTGGGTTATAAAAATAACCAAGGATGTTTTATTTAATTTAAAACTAGTTTGAAATTATACCATAAAAAACTGAAAAAATAAAAAAATTAACTAAAATAATTTAGTTAATTTTCCTTGGTCTAATTATATTATATATGGCGCGCCCGGAAGGAGTCGAACCCTCAACCTCTTGGGCCGTAACCAAACACTCTGTCCAATTGAGCTACGGGCGCATTACATTCTGGAGGCACCAACCGGACTCGAACCGGTACATCAAGGTGTTGCAGACCTATGCCTTACCATTTGGCTATGGTGCCATTGCCTAAAAACCATTAAATATAATTATAACATATTTTAGTTTAAAACAAAGAAATTTTTGATTTTTTTGTTTTTCTGAAAAATTCTTAGGCTTAAAATATCAAACTATTTTCCAGAGTCTTGTTGTGCAAGAATTTGAGTTAAGAGCTTAATTAATTCTTGTTTTTTTAACTGTTCAAAACCAGAAATTTCTAATTTTTGGGCAATTTCGTGTAATTGTGTTAAATTTAATTTTTCAAGTGCAATTTTTATTCTTTCTTCTTTTGTTTTAGGTTTGTTTTGAGCTTCTTGAGTTTGTGTGTTTTCAGGGTTATTTGCTTGCTGTGAATTCATTGGATTTTGGTGACCTAAGTTAAAAATATTCATAAATTCAGAATATGCTTTAGGATCTTTTTTCATCTCATCAATACGTTTTTCAATAATGACTAATGTTCGAGAAAGTTTGAATATTGACTTAATTTTAAGCACTTTTGTATAGAAAAACGGAATTAAGACAAAAATTAGGCCAATAAGAATTATTTGAATAGTCAATATTGCGGCAAAATTTTGATTATTAAGGCTTAAATTTCCAATCATTACTATTGTTGAATTTATAATTGAAAGAGCAGCGCTAGAAAATGAGACGAACGTGAAAAAAAAGGAACGATCGCCAATAGGTGCAAAATCTTTTGCTTTATATGATGTAAAAACAGAATAGACATAAAAAAATAAAGCTGTAACAGTAAATAAAATTGATAAAATTGAAAAAACTCGACCAATATTTCTAATATCTAAGTCTAAAAAAAGTTGAACACTTAAAAAAACACTTAGCAAAAGGAGTAACACCGGAAAAGAAAAAATTCAAACTCGGTATTGCTTTTTTTCATTTTTTCACAACTCATCGACTGATGGAATTTTATGTTTTCCAAATGGATTTTCTCAAACCATACACCCTCCAATATAAATTAGTATAATATAATTATAAAATAATTTAGAATAATATTATAAAAAAGATGACATATTTAACTAAAGTTTGGAATATTGATCTATATCCTTGTTTTGATAATTGTACCAAATTCGGTCAATTTTTGAAATTTTATCAATTTTTTTTGTAATTTCACTAATTTCTTTTGAGGTCAAAAGCGCGGTATAAAAAGAGCAATAGTCATTGGCAAATTTTTTAGTTCCCTGAAATTTATTAAGACCAACTATCATTGTGTAATTTTCGTTTTTTCAAAGTAAGCCACGAAAAAAATATAAATTTTTAGTGTATAAAACTTCTTCGATAATTCAAGTTTCACAATAATTTCCTTCAAGAAATGATAAATAATAGTCTCAAACTAACAATTTGGCTTTGATTTGATTAAATAAGCTTCGATTTGTATGAATATTTCATTTTTGAAAATTAGTG
The sequence above is a segment of the Mesomycoplasma ovipneumoniae genome. Coding sequences within it:
- a CDS encoding Rho termination factor N-terminal domain-containing protein, which produces MVWENPFGKHKIPSVDELWKNEKKQYRVWIFSFPVLLLLLSVFLSVQLFLDLDIRNIGRVFSILSILFTVTALFFYVYSVFTSYKAKDFAPIGDRSFFFTFVSFSSAALSIINSTIVMIGNLSLNNQNFAAILTIQIILIGLIFVLIPFFYTKVLKIKSIFKLSRTLVIIEKRIDEMKKDPKAYSEFMNIFNLGHQNPMNSQQANNPENTQTQEAQNKPKTKEERIKIALEKLNLTQLHEIAQKLEISGFEQLKKQELIKLLTQILAQQDSGK